CGTAGCCATGTCTTTCGTTCGCAACGCCGCACACATCGCCGAACTCCGGGATCACATTGAACGCCTGGGAGGAAACGCCCAGATTATCGCTAAAATCGAAGACCAGCAGGCCATCCGCCACATTGACGACATCATCAGCGCCAGCGACGTCATCATGGTAGCCCGCGGGGACCTCGGCATCGAAGTCAATATCCAGGAACTGCCCGTCATCCAGCGGGACATCGTCCGGCAATGCCACAGGCTCGGCAAACGCAGCATCATCGCCACGCACATGCTGGAATCCATGATCACACAGCCGACCCCGACACGCGCCGAAGTCACGGACGTTTCCAATGCCATCTTCGAACAGGCCGATGCCGTCATGCTCTCCGGAGAAACTTCCGTCGGTCTCTATCCCGTCCGCTGCGTCCAAATGCTCGACTCCATCGCCCGCCGCATGGAGCGGGAGGAAGATAGCCACTTCTCCTCGGAAGCCATCCTGAAAAACGACCGTCAGAAGACGCTGCGCGCCGCTATCGACCTGGCCGACTCTATCGACGGAGCCAACCTCGTCATCTTTACCCGCCGAGGAATCATGGCCATCGACGCCGCCGTGCTCAGGCCGGAGAAAGCCTCGATCTTCGCCTTCTGCAACGACCCCATCGTCGTCCGGCGCCTAGCCCTGGCCCGCGACGTCACTGCCTTCCCTCTCGTTTTCTTCAAAGATCCATCCCTCATGGTCCACCAAGCCATCGACATTCTGAAAAAAGAAGGTTACGTGCAGGACGGTCAGCCGCTGGTCATCGTCGGAGATTCCCTGCAGGGTGAACTCATCGTCGATTCCATCATCTACATGCGCGTCGGGCAATAATCCCGGTAAAACGCACCACCAACGGTAATTCAAAAAAAGCTTGTTCCGCACGGTTGACGGAACAAGCTTTTGATTGGTTGGGATCGGTAAAACGAATGATTACTTCCCTGCGGCGGGCTCTTGTTCCAATTTACTGAGGGGTTCCCCCTTCTTCATATCTACCATATCGGCTACGATATTCAGGCTTTCGCGAAGTTCGGGATCCAGACCGGAGGGATACTTCGGAGAATCGTCCAGCTGATCCGTCGGGTTTTCCGCCATCTTCATGAACTGTTCGTTGTCCTTCTCCGGATCGGCCTGCGGCAATTTGTCCGCATTGACATCATCCAAAGTCAAACGGTAGATCTTATAACGCGAGGCATCATTTTTCGCCATTTCGGCAAACCGCGTTTTACGTTCCTCATTGATGGACTTC
This is a stretch of genomic DNA from Akkermansia sp. N21116. It encodes these proteins:
- the pyk gene encoding pyruvate kinase: MNTISDKRSTKIICTIGPATESRDMLGQLIDAGANVFRLNMSHSKHEWVRNLIRAIRLEAERHQANIAILVDLQGPSIRTGELPEPYHLKENDQLEIRLTSAAPGMPYSTTVNYDGLLEDVQEGNTIVVDNGALLMRVDHIMPDRIVCTVMTEGVFGSRRHINLPGVALRLPALTEKDLADLELAVECDVDYVAMSFVRNAAHIAELRDHIERLGGNAQIIAKIEDQQAIRHIDDIISASDVIMVARGDLGIEVNIQELPVIQRDIVRQCHRLGKRSIIATHMLESMITQPTPTRAEVTDVSNAIFEQADAVMLSGETSVGLYPVRCVQMLDSIARRMEREEDSHFSSEAILKNDRQKTLRAAIDLADSIDGANLVIFTRRGIMAIDAAVLRPEKASIFAFCNDPIVVRRLALARDVTAFPLVFFKDPSLMVHQAIDILKKEGYVQDGQPLVIVGDSLQGELIVDSIIYMRVGQ